TGCGCCTGGAAGTCTTGTTTGCATTTTACCTGCCGGTGATTTCCTTATTTTGGCTGATGGCATTTGCAGCAGCTTGGTGGCTGAAACGCCCCGTGTCTGAATGTGCCGCACTAGGTTTGGGGAGCTGTTATTCCAATACCTTGCTGGTGGGGTTACCCTTGATTATGGCGGCTTTTGGCCCAGAAAAGCTGGTGACGGTGTTTTTAATTTTGCCGTTTCACAGTGCCGTGTTATTTGGCATGACCTTCGCCCTAAGTGGTGGGCAACGTTGGCAAGGTGTTGCGGTCAGTTTGCTCCGTAATCCGGTGGTTGCCAGTTTGACGTTGGGCATAATAGGTAACCTTATCGGCTTTAAGTTACCAGCATTGTTTGCTCAAGCCGTGGAGATGCTGGCCCAGCCAGCAATTGTTTGCGCGCTATTTGTGCTTGGTGCCAATATGCATTATTACAAGCTGCGGAGCAGTGTTACACCGACATTGGTATTGTCGGTGATTAAACTGTTTCTGTTACCGGCTACGGTTTGTGGTTTGGGCATCGTGCTGGGATTGACGCGAGAAGAGCTGGCGATTACCACCTTGCTAGCAGCCTCCCCCCTGGGGGTGAATGCTTACTTGATCGCTTGTCAGTTAGAGCGGGATATGGCGACCATTGCAGCCACTGTGTTGGTGTCGAGTTGTTTGTCAGTTATCTCATCTGGGATCTGGTTGATGCTTTTGGTTGGTGATTGATTTTTGTTCGGTTTGTGATGTGGCGCAATGTGCAAACTGGCTATTTAAAATGCAGGCGATATGCTGTTTTACTTTGAGCTATATGTTGATTAATTTGTCGCTGTAGCCCCTTGATGAGCATAAGGGGACAGTGCTTAAGGAGGCAGGATGCAGCCTGATATTGTGATATCCAGTCAGGACTTAGCGCGATTAGAGGCATTACTTGAGACCTTGCCACCAGATGGGGCGGGGACATTGGCATTGGAAAATGAACTGGCCCGGGCAGAAGTACTGCCGGTGCAAGCTATGCCTGATAATGTGGTGACCATGAACTCTACTGTCAGTTTCCGCGTATCCGGTAGCGATGAACTCCATACGCTGACATTGGTGTACCCGGGTGATGGGCATGATGGCCATAAAACGGTATCGGTTTTGGCGCCAGTGGGCTCTGCTCTGTTAGGGGTTAAAATTGGCGATCAAATTGCCTGGCCGATGCCGAATAATGCCACTCGACAAGTCACCATTGAAGCTATTCATTACCAGCCTGAGCGGGAAGGCGATTATCATCTGTGAATTTGCAAAGGAGTCATTGCAGGGCAAAATTGGTTGCAGATAAATGCCAGTGTTTATTGTGGTGATAAAAAAACCGGGATAATCCCGGTTTTTTTAGTTAGTCACGCTATCGTGATTCATCAAGTGATTAGTCATCACCGTGAGCGCATTCGTCATTGGTGCAGACACCATACAAATACAGACTATGGTTGGTCAGTTTAATGTTGTGCTTCATTGCAATTTCTTGCTGGCGGCGCTCGATGACTTCGTCACTGAACTCAATTACCTTACCGCAGTTAAGACAAACTAGGTGGTCATGATGGTGTTGGGTAGACAGTTCAAATACGGCTTTACCGCTTTCAAAATGATGACGAGATACAATGCCTGCATCATCAAACTGGTTTAATACCCGGTATACGGTGGCGAGGCCAATTTCTTCACCAATATCCAACAGCTTCTTGTACAGATCTTCTGCACTGATATGTTGGTTTTCCGGTTCCTGCATCAGTTCCAGGATCTTGACTCGTGGCAAGGTAATTTTCAGTCCCGCTTTTTTTAGCGCTTGATTTCCATCTGTCATTGTAAATCTCTTGATAGCAGAACCCGTCGGTTCATTCATATATAGTGCAAATCATTATAGGGGGTCGGTTATAAAACTTAAACCTTTGTGTTTTGTTTGGCTGAGAAATTGTCGGCTATTGGTGAAAATTTGAAAAAATCTAGCAAGATCAAGCACACTTTTAGTAAGGTTATAGCTTCTTTATTGGCCTTTACACCGGACCGAGCCATATTGGCAGATTTGGGTATTGGAACAGGACAAAATCTATGTATCGTCGAATAGTAGTGTTAACCGGTGCTGGTATTTCTGCAGAATCCGGTATTCAGACTTTCAGGGATCAGGATGGTTTGTGGGAACAGCATCATATTGAGGATGTGGCAACCCCGGAAGGGTATGAGCGTAATCCCGAATTGGTGGAAACTTTTTATAACGATAGGCGGGCTCAGTTAGCGCTTGATACCGTGCAGCCTAATGCTGCCCACTTGGCATTAGCCCGTCTGGAGCGGGAGTTTAACGGTGATTGTTTAGTGGTGACTCAAAATATTGATAATCTGCATGAGCGAGCCGGTTCTCATCAACTTATCCATATGCATGGGGAGTTAGCCAAAGGGCGTTGCCCTGGCAGTGGACAAACATTTATGTTGCAAGCGCCTTTTGGACCGGACAATGTTTGTACTTGCTGTTTGCCGGCAGAGCGTTTGCGACCCCATGTGGTGTGGTTTGGCGAAATGCCGTTAGAAATGGAACGAATTTATGATGCGTTGGAGCGCTGCGATCTGTTTTTAGCCATTGGAACTTCGGGCACGGTTTATCCGGCTGCGGGCTTTGTCGAGGTTGCCAATCATTATTCAGCCCATTCCGTGGAAGTGAATTTGGCACCAGCAAGCGGTCAGAGTCAATTTCAATATCATATGACAGGCCGAGCCGGTGAGTTGCTGCCTAAATTGGTGGATAATATTTTGGCCGGTGCTCCGCTGTGGTAAAGCGTGCGTTATTGAAAGAAGCCATTATTTTGCGAGGTTTGCCCGGCAGTGGTAAGTCCCATTGGGCGCAACATTATCTGGCGCAATTACCATCGGAACTGGCAGAACAGATTAAACAATATGGCTATTGCTCGACTGATAATTATTTTATGGCAAATGGGCAATACCGTTTTGATAAACGTCGGTTGAGTGAATATCACCAACGCAATTTAGCCGCGTTTATTCAGGCTATGGCTGATGGGCTCCCACGGGTGATTTGTGATAATACTAATCTTGCGTTGTGGGAGTTTATTGCTTATGAAACAGCCGCTAAGGCGATGGGATATCAGGTTCGGATTGTATTGATTGGCGAGCCTCAGAACCGCGAACACCAAGTCTTATGCGCCAAACGTAATCGCCATGGGGTGTCTTTAACGCAAATCAGCGCTATGGCGCGGCAGTTTGAACCTGGCTGATATTCAAATAAGACAAGTGGTGCGACAAGGCTAAGAGCTGACGTTTTTGTGCGTTAGCTCTTATTTTTGGTATTTTCATGATCGTCATATTAGAGGCCTTTCTGGACGCTGGTATCATTGGCCCGCTTTATAACCTGTTGAAGCAGAATAAAAAATAAACGGAGATATGATGAAA
This region of Shewanella sp. NFH-SH190041 genomic DNA includes:
- a CDS encoding AEC family transporter gives rise to the protein MSVFTLIAPLLLVACCGFGCSRSGWFSREQIDGISRFAFSVSIPLLLFSTMLTVPLKESLRLEVLFAFYLPVISLFWLMAFAAAWWLKRPVSECAALGLGSCYSNTLLVGLPLIMAAFGPEKLVTVFLILPFHSAVLFGMTFALSGGQRWQGVAVSLLRNPVVASLTLGIIGNLIGFKLPALFAQAVEMLAQPAIVCALFVLGANMHYYKLRSSVTPTLVLSVIKLFLLPATVCGLGIVLGLTREELAITTLLAASPLGVNAYLIACQLERDMATIAATVLVSSCLSVISSGIWLMLLVGD
- the fur gene encoding ferric iron uptake transcriptional regulator, whose product is MTDGNQALKKAGLKITLPRVKILELMQEPENQHISAEDLYKKLLDIGEEIGLATVYRVLNQFDDAGIVSRHHFESGKAVFELSTQHHHDHLVCLNCGKVIEFSDEVIERRQQEIAMKHNIKLTNHSLYLYGVCTNDECAHGDD
- the cobB gene encoding Sir2 family NAD+-dependent deacetylase, whose translation is MYRRIVVLTGAGISAESGIQTFRDQDGLWEQHHIEDVATPEGYERNPELVETFYNDRRAQLALDTVQPNAAHLALARLEREFNGDCLVVTQNIDNLHERAGSHQLIHMHGELAKGRCPGSGQTFMLQAPFGPDNVCTCCLPAERLRPHVVWFGEMPLEMERIYDALERCDLFLAIGTSGTVYPAAGFVEVANHYSAHSVEVNLAPASGQSQFQYHMTGRAGELLPKLVDNILAGAPLW
- a CDS encoding AAA family ATPase; translated protein: MVKRALLKEAIILRGLPGSGKSHWAQHYLAQLPSELAEQIKQYGYCSTDNYFMANGQYRFDKRRLSEYHQRNLAAFIQAMADGLPRVICDNTNLALWEFIAYETAAKAMGYQVRIVLIGEPQNREHQVLCAKRNRHGVSLTQISAMARQFEPG
- the rnk gene encoding nucleoside diphosphate kinase regulator, whose product is MQPDIVISSQDLARLEALLETLPPDGAGTLALENELARAEVLPVQAMPDNVVTMNSTVSFRVSGSDELHTLTLVYPGDGHDGHKTVSVLAPVGSALLGVKIGDQIAWPMPNNATRQVTIEAIHYQPEREGDYHL